CACACACTCCGACGGTGGCTGCAGCGCGCCACGCAGTCTCCCTTCCCTGCCAAAGAACGCAAGATGCATTGGGTCCACTGATGAGTGGCTGGCCCTTGACTGCACTGATGCAGAAAACGTGCATGCCTACTTCTTGCACAATCCTTTCTCCAACACGATGGTGCCGCTCCCCGAGTTGAGCCCTATCATCGGTAATGTCTCTGAGTTTTTCGAGGTCCGCAAAGTGCTATTGCGGTCAAGCCCCCGTGACATCGTTGCTCTCATGACCAACAACTCTAATTATCCCATCATATTAATCCGACCAGGGAAGGGTGTGTGGTTGCCTAAACCGGATACAACACCCTTCAACCTCATCATTGATATTGTTTTTCTTGAAGGGAAACTCTACGGCATCACTCAGGCCGAGGACCTTGCCTCTGTCAGTATTCATTTTGATAACTATGGCGTACCGACCGTCACCATTACAGAGCGCCTCATCGAACACCCACCCTTGAAAAATTGCGATTTTGATGTATGGAGCGATCTTGATGAAAAGTTGGAGGCCAACGATGGTATGGGTGATAGGGATGAGGTTGAGAACGGTGGCGAGGACCATGATGAGGAACTGAATGAAGTGGATGCTCGCGCACGTGCCTTATATGAATTCAAAAAGAAAACCGGTGATGGCATGATTCTCGAAGGCACGACCTATTTGGAAGATAGTGAGGTGCCATATGAGCCCAAGGATCTCATCTCGGTCAATTGGTACTTGATCGAGTCTCGTGGAAAGTTGCTCATGGTGAGACGACAAGTGGAATGGCCTCTATACAGTTTAAGCTTCACTCGCAAGGTGGAGGTTTTCGAAGCGAATACCAGTGCAGGTGCATGGGTGCCAGTTTCAGGTGGGATAGACAGTCAAGCGCTTTTCATTAGCAGCCGCTTTAGTAAATCAATTTGTGCTTTTGAAAATGTGAAACAGGACACTATCTACTTTATCGACACAGGTGAAATGTTCAACACCAGATCACAAAGTATGAGCCCACCGCAAAGGGACATCGATCGCCGACAGTCAATGTGGATCTTTTCCCCAGAGATTGTGGTTTAATAGTTTTTGTAATAATCTAGGGTTAGTTAGATAAATGGTCCACATGTATATTTTCATGGAAAAAGTCTGAAAAAAACCTTGATTTCATAGCCGAAGTCTGAAATGAACCCTGAACTTCAATTCTCTGAAATCAGCACCCTATCTTATCTAATATACCGGCTTATCCCGAACCTTTTTGGCTGAGAAGGTGTTTGTCTCTGCCGGGATTGCACACGTGACAGAAATTAGGGTGAAACCGAAAAGTTTTGCAGTGGGAAAGCATGCAAGCTGTTTTAGTGAGATCGATGGAGACTTAGCAAGGTGGCCGTTCAGTCTTCAGTGCATGCAGGTCTGAGTACACGTGCTCAATCACTGACCGTCGTTTTCTGCACGCAAGCTCCATTGTTGCTAGCTAGCTGTTTAAAGGAACATGCATGTTTCACCATGTTTCATCGTCAATCCGTAGTGGTGTAAACTTGTGTACAGTTTATATTCTGGTAGACTGCTATATCTCTTGCTTTGGTCGGTTACTTGTGTCTGATCTACTGTTCATCACTGTTTACTGCATTTTTTAATATTTATATTCCAACTTATTATTAATTTAGTTTGTAATGCACTGTTGAACTATTTTATTCACCCTCTATACATATTCTTGTTGTATCTCCATGAGTCCATAAATTAGCTGTTTCGAAAATTGATGTGAAAATCATACACAATGTCTCGGgcacaaattttttttttgaaaaaactaacgcccacacgtgtggcatcttgcacatcgcccacacgcctcagttttcggcttaaaaatgttttatctcgtaattaaaaaatcgaattaaaaatctgtttcaccattaaatccgtctcgacgagatcttcaaaactagaccccatgttgaaatgttttgatgaaatttgttttgcccaaaagttgccatgatgtttacactgtagttgccatagtgcttaaactaaagttgccatgtgacaattttagtttgtagagcatcacaattttagtttttttatgatggcaattccagtacatTGGTCATAAAAAATactttttgtatgaaccatggcaattttagtttatggttcatggcaagtctagtttcttaattccccattttataatatgtcaaaatttacttttaaatgtagaagaaaataggtgaaacatatcatgacaacttcagtgtaaacatgatgacaactcatgtgcaatagacatgacaacttttaacaaaaaaaatcgtcaaaatatattgatatgagatctagtttcgaagatctcgtcgcgagggatttaatggtgaaaacggatcttcaatcggggttttcatttaagagataaaacattttaaaaactgaaaatccaaaaagattcccacatgcatgcatgcgatgatgtGGCACAGTCTGtgtgttatagggcgtgtgggcgggtttggCTCACACCAGACGTGTAGGCGTTAGCATTGTCCACACCATGACAATTTGCTTTTAAAGGTAGAAGAacaaatagctgaaacatatcatggcaatttcagtgtaaacaccatggcaattcatgtgcaatagacatggcaacttttaacctaAAAAAATATATCGTCGAaacatattgatatgagatctagtttcgaagatctcgtcgacatggatttaatggtgaaaacggatcttcaatcggatttttcatttaagagataaaacattttaaaaactagaAATTCAAAAAGattcccacatgcatgcatgcggtgacatggcAAATCTGTGTGTTATACGACGTATGGTCCGGTGttgctcccaccacacgtgtgggcgttagtagcGTCCTTTTTTTTAGGATGGGCACAAAAGCTTTCAGTACGTACGGTACCATGCATGAGCTGCCGACCAACTGGTAGTCCCTGTTTGATCTGCTCACACGGCCACGCAAGCCTTGTTAATGCACCCGCGCACCACCGAGTCGTGCTGCTACATTACGCTAGCAATGAAATCAGTGAAGTCTGAATTGACGTGGTCAGGGCACCTTTAAAGTGGACCCTCAAACTGTCGCCGCCGTGACGCGACCCCATATACTTTCGTTGACTAGTTTGTACACCTTTTTCCCGCAAACCGAAAGTAAATTTGGGGAGGCTTTGCGGGAGTTCGGACGACAGCCACATAGGACTTCGATACATCCGGCCCGCCCAAAACTCCTCCTGAAAGTGCATCTAAATCCCATGTGACTTTGGTAATTCGTTACAACATATACATCACTGAACTAATGCTTGCTCAaagaatatttcagaaaaaattcaATCTAGCTACAACAATTGGAagtgaatgtggacccctcaaaatgctaaggacagacAATGGCAAAGTTTCAAGACTCTACATCTTTATTTAAgcaatccaagatcacattgagtccataggaaagccaatactataaaAAGAGATGAAGTTTTGATGATGATCTAACTACTAGAATGCTTAGACATACTGCTCCAAAATTCTTAGCCACACTCTCATATTCCAGTATGTCCAATACCCCAAAGTTTATCTCGGTACCACTGAACACATACATCCAAATCCACGAAGATACACTTGACATAGCCGTTGACAAATCCTAGCATCTCGGTATCATCGAGTTGGCCCTTTGGTCCCACCGAAGAGAACTTGTCAACCTTCTATTACCAATTGAAATTGACTCAAATTTTTCAAATGGTTTCACCCGGTGACACCGAAGTGTGGAAAGTGCTTAGGTCAGTTTGACTCAGTCTCACCAAGTGGTTTCATCCGGTCTCACCGAAAAGCCTAATATTCAAACCTTTTGCATAGGTCAGTCTCACCAAGTGGTTTCACCCGGTCCCACCGAAGTGTTCATAAaggtgtgtaatggttagatttttggTGCTGCCTATATATGCCCCAACCCGTTCCACCAACTCTCGGAGAGCAACCAGTGATGAGATCACCTATTACAGGTAGGGTCAAGGACCCATCATATGGGACCCACATGGGgcccattgttggtgtcaaaaccggcggatctcgggtagggggtcccgaactgtgcgtctaggatcgatggtaacaggagacgggggacacgatgttttacccaggttcgggccctctctgtggaggtaataccctacttcctgcttgattgatcttgatgaatatgagtattacaagagttgatctaccacgagatcgtaatggctaaaccctagaagcctagcctgtatgactatggtaatgaatatatgctttccagactaacccctccggtttatataggcaccgaggggatctagggttacatagagtcggttacaaaagaAGGAATTTTCagagtcggtcgccaagcttgccttccacgccaaggagagtccaatccggacacagatacagtcttcagccttcatgtcttcacagcccatcagtccggcccatggataacaggtcggacgcccgaggaccccttagtccaggactccctcgtaggaacctggtatgtatgcggcgtatggtgccttacatatttgatctgaaaaggatccctcgtgtgacacggagaatcggtAAAGATTCCAAGAAgttgtcaagtggttgaccagctcacgccgcatcatgacagtcagttttcggctttctctactgaggtgctcgtccggtttagaccagggcacaatcgcagtagttctccctttactaccctagctgatagagcggaacgtagggtagcaagcacaggagccgggcaacccaactattgacccaagacaatgattcggagctgatgcatataaggccaaacttgcgacaccgaagtatgctatagagttgttcggacttttactggcaactcatttgttcccacactgagcccctggcaggttatgccaaggtatttcTGTGAAATAACCGTAGGAGCCATATTTTTTTGGGAAACAATGCGGATGATTAGTTTGGATATTGTTTACTGGGAACTgtgcgatatgccaatgattacttatgatatatacaaaagccatcctcccggctatttgacatgctcggggttggaggcggaggaacagaCATAATACAGGCtcgagaaatagagagtgcggtctacaaaaagttattttggacctcctgtcccacgtctgcgccgccagtcctcggtggggggaatctttgatggaaatagccccttaggtgagtgtacggatccggactccgatagagccagtttcagatgtttatcctgttcgtcacctgtttttaaaggatagcgaaggaagaaataaaaaaggaaataaataataatttttttactggagtgcttgcaggcttgtccgtattgtgcttccgccaatgcccatggtatcttgagtgcgtaatgatgtatgcgcggtacaaactttgtaggtgtagggagtgggcggcggaagccgggttgctatttccgttctAGGAGTTTTCAATCCCCGGTGTTTCGTTGGTGAACCTTTCTGCCATCCCTGTTGCTTGGCGGCCTCCTGcccctgtgttcggcgttgagcttgccgacctgtttaaacacccagcagtttctgttggtatgattagttggtttatcggggtggccatgaatctggcagggtcggtccaatatcctgtccaggATGGATGGTTCGTCTCAATtcaccttgaatggcttcttccgctgaccgggcttggggttgctgaatctggcgttgaccgctgtatcgcctgatctttcattgtcattgcgactgttgtttttgcttcctcgtggcttgccgttgccgtctcggatgtcggaggtgccctggttgctagcgctattgcttctatgagcgagccagctgtcttctcccgcgcaaaagcgggtcatcagagcagtgagggctgtcatggatttaggtccttcttggccgaggtggcgtgcaagccattcgtcccggatgctgtgtctgaaagccgcaagggcttccgcgtccggacagtcgacgatttggttctttttaactaagaaccgagtccagagctccctggctgattctccgggctgttggacaatgtgacttaggtcatcggcatccggtggccagacatatgttccttgcaagttatcgaggaaggcctcttccaagtcctcccagctgcctatggaattttcaggcaggctgtttagccagtaccgaactggcccttttagttttagtgggaggtatttaatggcgtggaggtcgtccccacgggccatatggatgtggaggatgaaatcttctatccataccgcgggatcggttgtcccgtcgtatgattcaatattgacgggtttgaatcctttggggaattcatgatccattacttcatcagtgaagcaaagcgggtgtgcggcgcctctatgttgggccacactacgatgtaactccgaaggagtccctttgcggttttcggcttgggcgtggcgaggtttgacacgtccgaataggtagccatcatcgcgtgtcgaagcatgctttcgcgatccgtagatcggtcttgcgtgtcctgctctattgtccaagtcccTCTGCAGGTCATCTGGGTAATCGTGACCTGCgttgttcttgcctttacggcgaggtgggccggtctggtgttcggcttgagttgcctctttatccggacagagttgtcggtgacctgccgcattgtgtgacgatggtatgggctccaacgccccgtcatcggactggtatagcaatctgtgctttgggtagcttttggctaggccactaaggccgtattcttcggcgaccaagacttcggtccatctgtcgttgagtaggtcttggtcaggtgaagctgctgctgcttctttttcgggCTCCTTGTCGTAGCTatcagcctgcgcttgaagcgctccttcttgaggggctcttcgggtacgatgaagtcttcgtcgccgaggcttacctcatcttcggagagcggaaggtagttgtcgtcctccgaacCGTTGCTGGTCAGGGCCTGTTCAttggggctggcttgcccgttttcctgttcctcctgctcggatattgctcccacagggtcttcattgctttcggcgccgtccggagtactattttctccagtgccatCGTTGCTGCGTCGTGACTTGGggcggcgtttggggcgccggaaCTTAGACTGTGTTTCAGGAGTTTTAACTGGATCTCCCTTGTCATTGCCGCGTGGCTTTTTAAGTGTATCgatcatgtacacgtcatatgaaggggtggccgtcccatgcctgatgactggcgggtcttggccttgctccttattggcatcgtcgtctataccgtcaatgtcttcggagccagaagcgggcatgtcggttaagtcctcgacagtggctatgaagtgggtggcgggtgggaagcgaaattccccattATCAGCCTCTAGCTCTAACCGTACATAGTTCGGCCGTGAGTCCCCCATCGGGGATAGGTTTTTCAACGAATtcagcacatcgccgaagggcgagtgttggaagacatctgcggcgctgaactcgatgATTGATAACCGATCCAACTCGGTGTCCGGGAGCGCGCCAGGTTCGGAACTTATAGCTGGAAACGAGTCCGAAATTCCGTTGACGCTGATATTGCCTGGTGTTGAGAttgtgtgtggctccaacgccgctgactctgtggcttcggatggtgcaaactgctccggatctaaggtcaTAGCGGTTACAGGAACCATCTCCAGAacctggtccgatgacagatttaggtcatgttcatcggagcgagggggagcgatcaccggttgccaagcttgccttccacgccaaggagagtccaatccggacacaggtacagtcttcggccttcatgtgttcacagcccgtcagtccggcccatggataacaggccggacgcccgaggaccccttagtccaggactccctcacccatcaccACCATAGCCCTAGACCATGCCAGCATTCGGATGCATTTATCAGAGAATCCACTCGGACAACTCGAGAGCACTCGGACGACCACCCGTCACTCGGTTGGACAAACCACCACTCAGACTAAAGAGGTGAAGGGACGGTGTGGGAGCTGCAACGGTCGAGGAATCCTAAGTTGCCCTTAAGCCAGAGTCAAGACTACTGTTACCTGTAACTGCTGTAGTGGAAGCTCATAATACCTATAACTGACGCATTCAATGTCACTTAATGCCCCGGCGACGCGGAGGACATGGGGCTGTGGCTCACTCTATATAAGCTGTCGCCCACCTCCTTAGCCGGGGTCGAGCAATCTTTGTAACCATACCCATCAAATCAAAACCAAGCCTCAGGGCATGAGACGTAGGGCTGCTACCTCCgctgagaggggcctgaactcaatAAGCACTGAGTGCTACACCTACATCGTAGCTTGGTTCTGCCCCTTattcgtacccctagtactcattgtgAGGATTGTAACCCCGACAGTTGGCGTCCACTGTGGGACTAGGCGTCTAGCGAAATTTCATGGCTTAGGTGGATCCCTTCTTAATCATGTTAGTCGACGGCGAAATCCGTTTCAGGTCGCTCtccttcatcaccgacgactcagCATGGCTTCGCGAGGCCCCGCTGGACATGGAAGCACTGCCCATCCACAGCGCTGCACATTTCCATGCCTCTTCATTCagtccttctccggcagccatcGGCCCCGTACCGAGTGGCTGCGCATCATCGCAAGCGTTCCGAACGCTCGTGACTGCAACGTTGGATCAA
This window of the Triticum aestivum cultivar Chinese Spring chromosome 5D, IWGSC CS RefSeq v2.1, whole genome shotgun sequence genome carries:
- the LOC123125560 gene encoding uncharacterized protein; the protein is MASTIPPWSEIPQDILGLVIDRLYSSPVQTRFSAAWSKILLAVPVAAANRRGFQHLCRRTRDSAAADRARFRAVCRSWRLAMRHHVSKTPGALPWIVMSDGSFFTHSDGGCSAPRSLPSLPKNARCIGSTDEWLALDCTDAENVHAYFLHNPFSNTMVPLPELSPIIGNVSEFFEVRKVLLRSSPRDIVALMTNNSNYPIILIRPGKGVWLPKPDTTPFNLIIDIVFLEGKLYGITQAEDLASVSIHFDNYGVPTVTITERLIEHPPLKNCDFDVWSDLDEKLEANDGMGDRDEVENGGEDHDEELNEVDARARALYEFKKKTGDGMILEGTTYLEDSEVPYEPKDLISVNWYLIESRGKLLMVRRQVEWPLYSLSFTRKVEVFEANTSAGAWVPVSGGIDSQALFISSRFSKSICAFENVKQDTIYFIDTGEMFNTRSQSMSPPQRDIDRRQSMWIFSPEIVV